A portion of the Esox lucius isolate fEsoLuc1 chromosome 20, fEsoLuc1.pri, whole genome shotgun sequence genome contains these proteins:
- the LOC117593470 gene encoding basic proline-rich protein-like — protein sequence MNHQKRNRRRTRKTRHGHRDNSLWLWEKPETPEEEARRLCAYSGYAPPVHPLRGEYAWRGDWGADSLSPDDEDVVYGRVEEDPPVAQTRRSPQDFFGGVLWGVDQWGGVKPLSRQEEGVVKELLQEMQRTERTGRRRGGQRRKQQPAPPAPAPPPAPIPPPAPPAPAPPPAADLQPAPIPPPAPPSPAPLPAADLPPAPIPPPAPPSPIPLPAPVPPPAPLSPIPPPAPPAPTPPPALPPAPDPPPAPPAPAPPPAPIPPPAPPSPIPLPAPVPPPAPPAPTPLPALPPAPDPPPALPPALPPAPDPPPAPPALAPPPAPAPPPAPTPPPALPPAPDPPPVSPSPTPPPALPQAPDPPPAPPSPIPPPAPPTPTPPPALPPAPDPPPASPAPNPPPASPAPAPPPAPIPPPAPPSPAPPPAPTPPPALPPAPDPSPVSPSPAPPPALPPAPDPPPPPPAPAPPPAPPSPAPPPALPPAPDPPPVSPSPIPPPAPAPPPAVDPPPAPPAPAPPPALDPLPAPPDSVSVLCLRKVQYLS from the exons atgaaccaccaaaaaAGGAACCGCAGACGCACGAGGAAGACCCGCCATGGCCACAGGGACAACTCCCTGTGGTTGTGGGAGAAGCCAGAGACGCCGGAGGAGGAAGCTCGGCGTCTCTGCGCTTATTCCGGCTAcgcccctccggtacacccgtTGAGAGGGGAGTATGCCTGGAGAGGCGATTGGGGGGCTGACTCCCTCTCCCCGGACGACGAGGATGTGgtgtatgggagagtggaggaagaccccCCGGTGGCGCAAACCCGGAGGTCGCCCCaagacttttttgggggggtgctaTGGGGCGTGGACCAGTGGGGTGGTGTCAAGCCCCTCAGCCGGCAGGAGGAGGGGGTCGTCAAGGAGCTCCTACAGGAGATGCAGAGGACGGAGAGGACGGGCCGTAGGAGGGGAGGCCAGAGGAGGAAGCAGCAGCCC gctcccccggctcctgctcctccaccggctcctattcccccgccggctcccccggctcctgctcctccgccggctgccgacctgcagccggctcctattcctccgccggctcccccgtctcctgctcctctgccggctgccgacctgccgccggctcctattcctccaccggctcccccatctcctattcctctgccggctcctgttcctccaccggctcccctgtctcctattcctccgccggctcccccggctcctactcctccgccggctctcccgccggctccggaccctccgccggctcccccggctcctgctcctccaccggctcctattcccccgccggctcccccgtctcctattcctctgcctgctcctgttcctccgccagctcccccggctcctactcctctgccggctcttccgccggctccggaccctccgccggctcttccgccggcccttccgccggctccggaccctccgccggctcccccagctcttgctcctccaccggctcctgctcctccgccggcacctactcctccgccggctcttccgccggctcctgaccctccaccggtttccccgtctcctactcctccgccggctcttccgcaggctcctgaccctccgccggctcccccgtctcctattcctccgccggctcccccgacTCCTACTCcaccgccggctcttccgccggctccggaccctccgccggcttccccggctccgaaccctccgccggcttccccggctcctgctcctccgccggctcctattcccccgccggctcccccgtctcctgctcctccgccggctcctactcctccgccggctcttccgccggctcctgacccttcgccggtttccccatctcctgctcctccgccggctcttccgccggctccggaccctccgccgcctcccccggctcctgctcctccgccggctcccccgtctcctgctcctccgccggctcttccgccggctcctgaccctccgccggtttccccgtctcctattcctccaccggctcctgctcctccgccggctgtcgaccctccgccggctcccccggctcctgctcctccgccggctctcgaccctctgccggctcccccg gATTCAGTATCTGTCCTGTGTCTCCGTAAGGTTCAGTATCTGTCCTGA